Proteins encoded together in one Balaenoptera ricei isolate mBalRic1 chromosome 2, mBalRic1.hap2, whole genome shotgun sequence window:
- the ANP32A gene encoding acidic leucine-rich nuclear phosphoprotein 32 family member A, translating into MDMDKRIHLELRNRTPSDVKELVLDNCRSNEGKIEGLTDEFEELEFLSTINVGLTSVANLPKLNKLKKLELSDNRISGGLEVLAEKCPNLTHLNLSGNKIKDLSTIEPLKKLENLKSLDLFNCEVTNLNDYRENVFKLLPQLTYLDGYDRDDKEAPDSDAEGYVEGLEDDEEDEDEEEYDEDAQVVEDEEDEEEEEEGEEEDVSGEEEEDEEGYNDGEVDDEEDEEELGEEERGQKRKREPEDEGEDDD; encoded by the exons gTGAAAGAGCTTGTCCTGGACAACTGTCGGTCAAATGAAGGCAAAATCGAAGGCCTCACAGATGAATTTGAAGAACTGGAGTTCTTGAGTACAATCAACGTAGGCCTCACCTCAGTCGCAAACTTACCAAAGTTAAACAAACTTAAGAAG CTTGAACTAAGCGATAACAGAATCTCAGGGGGCCTGGAAGTATTGGCAGAAAAGTGTCCGAACCTCACGCATCTAAATTTAAGTGGCAACAAAATTAAAGACCTCAGCACAATAGAGCCACTG AAAAAGTTAGAAAACCTCAAGAGCTTAGACCTTTTCAATTGCGAGGTGACCAACCTGAACGACTACCGAGAAAACGTGTTCAAGCTCCTTCCTCAGCTCACGTATCTCGATGGCTACGATCGGGACGACAAGGAGGCCCCCGACTCGGATGCCGAGGGCTACGTGGAGGGCCTGGAGGATGACGAGGAGGATGAGGATG AGGAAGAGTACGATGAAGATGCTCAGGTAGTGGAAGatgaggaggacgaggaggaggaggaggaaggtgaaGAGGAGGATGTGAGTGGAGAGGAAGAG GAGGATGAGGAGGGTTATAACGACGGGGAAGTAGACGATGAGGAAGATGAAGAGGAGCTTGGTG aagaagaaaggggTCAGAAGCGAAAACGAGAACCTGAAGATGAGGGAGAAGACGATGACTAA